A single genomic interval of Alteromonas sp. CI.11.F.A3 harbors:
- a CDS encoding TolC family outer membrane protein: protein MSKMLIFGALGLVTLSLSAQESSPVMRNASLEQYVSKSINSNPEIQASWRQLQIAMKDVDIAKSGYLPSIDVLASSAYTERNYGLDQDYAGHTAEIRLTQLLYDGFFTSSEVSRFKQAQVVRYYELMGEIEQKSLDTSLAYLDVQLYRELLSLAEKNLITHVDVFKQIEESVIAGVGRRADLEQISGRLSLSESNVLTELSNLHDVTARFLRLVGEKPAEALAEVSLSEAMPESVKMDIESILLAAYETNPSFNATIYNIDAQRFAIDSARSRYHPQINLTASYGAQTRDEAALNNTISEASVGVNFSYNIYNGGADRAAIRQALSQVDLAKDLRDKACVDMRQTIQIARNDIQNISEQLPSLNAHRLSSDRVKSAYMDQFTIGERSLLDLLDSENEYYESSRAYVQATYTLEKARARLLAASGVLVKALGVSRNGVASVSELAEKELRYDPNHVCPATRTSLDDERNILKRDSDSDGIVDLWDDCVNSAPGALVDDFGCEASTPEPQAMTPQASAADFTLDDAQVLASFSINISFASNSSKISPEYVSSLSQVIDALEKHDNAGVIIHGHASLDGDAAYNQRLSEQRASAVAALLIESTGIDSRRITSVGYGETRPLVDEESIAANAKNRRIEATIIQL, encoded by the coding sequence ATGAGTAAAATGCTAATTTTTGGGGCACTCGGATTAGTCACTCTTTCCTTGTCAGCGCAAGAGTCTTCACCTGTAATGCGCAATGCTTCTTTGGAGCAATACGTAAGTAAATCTATAAATTCAAACCCTGAAATTCAGGCAAGTTGGAGACAACTGCAAATTGCCATGAAAGATGTCGACATTGCCAAATCAGGTTATTTGCCTTCTATTGACGTTCTAGCTTCTAGTGCCTATACCGAAAGAAATTATGGATTAGACCAAGATTACGCAGGTCACACTGCTGAAATTAGATTAACGCAATTACTTTACGATGGTTTTTTTACTTCTAGTGAAGTAAGTAGATTCAAGCAAGCTCAGGTAGTTCGCTACTATGAATTGATGGGCGAAATTGAACAAAAATCACTTGATACGTCATTAGCATATTTGGATGTGCAGCTATATCGAGAGTTACTCTCATTAGCTGAAAAAAACTTAATTACGCATGTGGACGTCTTCAAACAAATCGAAGAAAGTGTAATAGCTGGTGTGGGCAGAAGAGCGGACTTAGAACAAATTAGCGGTAGGCTTTCGCTGTCAGAGTCAAATGTATTAACTGAGCTGTCTAACCTTCACGATGTCACTGCTAGGTTTTTACGACTAGTAGGTGAAAAACCTGCAGAAGCATTAGCCGAGGTGTCTCTTTCTGAGGCTATGCCTGAATCGGTTAAAATGGATATTGAGTCTATCTTGTTAGCAGCGTATGAAACCAATCCGTCTTTCAATGCCACAATTTATAATATTGACGCACAGCGTTTCGCTATTGATAGCGCGAGAAGTCGTTACCATCCACAAATTAACCTCACCGCCAGTTATGGGGCGCAAACTCGAGATGAAGCAGCATTAAACAACACTATTTCAGAGGCCAGTGTTGGGGTTAACTTTTCGTACAATATCTACAACGGTGGTGCAGATAGGGCGGCAATTAGGCAAGCGTTGTCACAGGTAGATTTAGCAAAGGATTTAAGAGATAAAGCCTGTGTTGATATGCGCCAAACAATTCAAATTGCTCGTAACGATATTCAAAATATTAGCGAGCAACTCCCTTCATTAAATGCACACAGATTGTCTTCCGACAGAGTTAAATCGGCGTATATGGATCAGTTCACCATCGGCGAACGTTCACTTCTTGATTTGCTTGATTCAGAAAATGAGTATTACGAGTCGAGCAGAGCTTATGTACAAGCCACCTATACATTAGAAAAAGCGAGGGCACGGCTACTGGCTGCGTCGGGCGTTTTGGTTAAAGCGTTGGGTGTGAGTAGAAATGGTGTAGCAAGTGTAAGTGAATTAGCAGAAAAAGAGCTTCGTTACGATCCCAATCACGTGTGCCCAGCTACCCGTACATCGTTAGATGATGAGCGCAATATCTTAAAGCGAGATTCGGATTCAGACGGCATAGTCGATCTATGGGACGATTGCGTTAATTCCGCCCCCGGTGCTTTGGTGGATGATTTTGGCTGTGAAGCAAGCACACCTGAGCCTCAAGCCATGACACCCCAAGCCAGTGCTGCTGATTTCACCTTAGACGATGCACAAGTTTTAGCGTCATTTAGTATCAACATATCTTTTGCATCAAATTCATCCAAAATTTCGCCTGAGTATGTTTCATCACTTTCTCAAGTTATTGATGCGCTGGAAAAGCATGATAATGCCGGCGTTATTATTCACGGACATGCCTCGTTAGACGGAGATGCAGCATATAACCAACGCCTTTCAGAACAACGAGCAAGTGCTGTTGCCGCTTTATTAATTGAATCTACTGGCATAGATAGCCGTCGCATTACCTCGGTAGGCTATGGCGAAACGCGGCCTTTAGTTGATGAAGAATCAATAGCCGCAAATGCAAAAAATCGTCGAATTGAAGCGACGATAATCCAGCTTTAA